The Arachis hypogaea cultivar Tifrunner chromosome 19, arahy.Tifrunner.gnm2.J5K5, whole genome shotgun sequence genome has a window encoding:
- the LOC140182410 gene encoding serine/threonine-protein phosphatase 7 long form homolog — protein MSNALIERWRPETHTFHFPVGECAVTLEDVAIIFGLPTNGLLVTGPTMSSFEALEAECLHQFGVAPRKTDCRGSFIKLTWFRGLKDRIVLNDDVHIQMYVKCHIMLLFGTILFGDKSGAAVHWKFLPLLRNFGQIIQFSWGSACLAYLYRSLCKATRVDCKEMDGPLTLLLTWAWIRLPFLAPIPGNPRVFPIVNRWRNWDRENYAYRYKTLAHYRRFWMIYKKDMYFAYGIGNIDPDVIPLDIRHNSVIWSATMPLISFECIECHTSDRVRRQFGLRQGVPNQEQDLGASHGENLTGPKNQDWANTHYFWVMQWTNRYSHTLSDDLVHLHYPLEIYMHWYREAFGDHLQLSNLVFEENPEGPPPPSPPAPEPESVPPPPPPPEPPQQGLSILHHMFLTRIRLIIFQRQSRYIM, from the exons ATGAGTAATGCTCTGATTGAGAGATGGCGGCCTGAGACTCACACATTTCATTTTCCGGTTGGTGAGTGTGCCGTGACCTTGGAGGATGTGGCGATAATTTTCGGTCTGCCGACAAATGGTCTTCTGGTTACAGGACCGACCATGAGTAGTTTTGAGGCATTGGAAGCCGAGTGCTTGCACCAATTTGGAGTGGCACCGAGGAAGACGGACTGTAGAGGGAGCTTTATAAAATTAACATGGTTTAGGGGTTTGAAAGATCGTATAGTGTTGAATGATGATGTGCACATTCAGATGTATGTAAAGTGTCACATAATGTTGTTATTTGGGACAATTCTGTTTGGAGATAAGTCAGGTGCAGCTGTGCATTGGAAATTTTTACCTTTGCTCCGTAACTTTGGTCAGATCATACAGTTTAGTTGGGGTTCGGCATGCCTGGCATACTTGTATAGATCATTGTGTAAGGCAACTCGTGTCGACTGCAAGGAGATGGATGGTCCACTGACACTGTTGCTCACTTGGGCTTGGATCCGGCTACCATTTCTAGCGCCGATTCCCGGCAATCCCCGAGTGTTTCCAATTGTAAACAG GTGGCGTAACTGGGACCGTGAAAACTATGCCTACCGATATAAAACGCTTGCGCACTACAGGAGGTTTTGGATGATCTACAAGAAGGACATGTATTTT GCTTATGGCATTGGAAACATCGACCCAGACGTGATTCCTTTAGACATCCGTCATAATTCGGTTATCTGGAGTGCCACAATGCCACTTATATCTTTTGAATGCATCGAGTGTCATACATCTGATAGAGTCAGGAGGCAATTTGGATTGAGACAGGGTGTTCCTAATCAAGAGCAGGATCTAGGTGCATCACACGGTGAAAATCTAACTGGGCCTAAGAATCAAGATTGGGCCAATACCCACTATTTTTGGGTGATGCAGTGGACCAATCGGTATAGTCACACTCTCTCTGATGACTTGGTGCATTTACATTATCCATTGGAAATTTACATGCATTGGTACCGAGAAGCATTTGGTGACCACTTGCAATTGTCGAACCTTGTATTcgaagagaatccagaaggtcctccaccaccatcaccaccggCACCGGAACCGGAATCGGTAcctccaccaccaccgccaccggAACCGCCACAACAGGGGTTGAGTATTTTGCACCATATGTTCCTGACACGCATCCGTCTGATTATTTTTCAGCGTCAGTCCCGGTACATCATGTAA